In the Polypterus senegalus isolate Bchr_013 unplaced genomic scaffold, ASM1683550v1 scaffold_3303, whole genome shotgun sequence genome, CCTTCTACTTCACCAACTGCAATAGCAATTTCCACCACTCTGGGACCTTTCAGTATACCAGTGGTAagacattttcactttgttaaaTTTGAATCATGGCAGCTCATGTAATGTTGTGGATCTGGTTTAGAAATACAGTGCTTCACTCTGCAATGGACTAGCACTTTGTTTGGTTGCTGCCTGTGCCTGTAGCTGCCAGCAAAATGTCAGGCTCCCCATGGTCTTACAAACAGACTAAATGGCCcaataaatagatggatggacaaccTTACTGACCCTTAGTTTTAGCAGTTTTGCACATCAGTTGTGTTTGGTTTGTTAATTGCAGCAGTTTATTAACTTGATTAAACTTACTTAATTTTCAGCTAAGAGGAAATTCACTGTGCCTTTTACTTGGGTACTAGTAATACTtcctacaatatacagtatattgggtactttaaatgagaaatcaagcaaaacgaaacctcttattggctaactaaaaggtttacaatatgcaagctttcaaggcaactcaggcccctgacttgcattgaaagcttgcatattgtaatcattttagttagccaataaaaggtgtcattttgcttgatttctcattacACCCATAGTGGCTGATACTGTACGACACCCTTCTACTTTGGtactttaaataatttaacacaTTTACACAGTGCTAAGAAGGATAGATTCCgcaatatgatatactgtatatgagaattTGTGTACAAATACAAACAACAATCCAGATGCGAGTCAGtgcttatttaatgttttattaaaaaatcctTACACATTCACATTATTTTGGTtggtaaaacaaacaatatagtCTGGTCACAGCATTTCTTTcgcacatttttcttatgttatatTTCTACTTTACAGGTCAGTTATTCTGCCACCTGCTCATGTCTCAGCAACAAAAAGCTCTTTCCTTATTTCTTCAGAACGGTCCCAAGTGATGACTATCAAAGTGTTGCTATGGCACAGCTTGCAAAGCATTTTGGATGGACATGGGTAGGGGCAATAAGAAATGATGATGATTATGGAAACTATGGCATGGCCACATTTGTGGATGTTGCACAGAAAGAGGGTATTTGTGTTGAATATTCTGAGGCTATCCACAGAACATACCCAAGAGAAAGAATTCTCAGAGTGGTAGATGTTATCAAGCTCTCCTCATCAAAAGTCATCATAGCATTTTTGACACTTAATGTATTTGAAATTCTGCTCAAGGAGATATTCTTACAAAATGTCACTGGCCATCAGTGGATTGGCACAGAGTCTTGGATTTCTACTAAAAATACTGCCATGCTACAGTATTACAAAATAATGAACGGAGCAATTGGATTGTCAGTCAGCACTACAAGCATACCAGGTTTGAAGGAGTTCTTGCTCAGTGTCCAACCTTCTCTTCTCCCTGGAAACTCTGGCCTGAATGAATATTGGCAGTTTCTGTTTAACTGTACTCTTtacttaaaaaatactgaaacaagAAATTCATCTTGTACTGGACAGGAATCATTAGGTGAAATAAATAATCAGTACACAGATATGTCAAACCTTGGATACACGAATGATGTCTATAAAGCTACGTATGCAGTGGCTTATTCACTACATAAATTACTAGGATGCAGCCATAATGAAAGTAGATCCACATGTGTTAACAAATCAACCAACGTTCAGTTGCAGGTAGCTACCTGAGCTTTGatattatttcattattctattattattctGAAGTTTCAttattccattattattattctgaaaCAACTACAttcaactgaaataaaaatatatactgtatgtacagtatgttaaagtaAAACATAGTTTTAGAGCAGTCACTGagttaaaattttaaactgtataccatgggttttcctcccacattccaaaaacatgGCCCTGTGTGGGTGTGTAGAGCTGATAATGAACTCATGTCCTATCCCtgtttggctcctgccttgtgccgagGTCTGCCAGGATGCTCTCCACTTAAGCAATTTTTGACAGTGTTACGATTTTTTTACAGTTAGCCCATTACCTGAAAACCATAAGTTTTACCACAAAGAGTGgtgaaaacttttattttgatgAAAATGGAGATCCCGCAGCAAGAGGCAAGATATATGACATTGTAAACTGGCAACTGAATAAAGAGGGTGATGTTGATTTTGCGACAGTTGGTACATACTATACTCTTTCATCAGAAGGATATGAATTTCAAATTAATTATGAAAGTATTAACTTTGCTGGCACAAAAAATAaggtaaagtgtttttttttttttttaatgttaggcAGCATTAAATAGATTTGCTTAAGATTCTTCCACTtaagttttttgttgtttaattttgaaagTCATATCAATTCcacatttacaataaaataaattaattttgttcctCCCTAAACATTCTTATACTCTCCAGGcacagtaatttatttttatctcaTAATGTTTAAGGTGCCCAGGTCAGTTTGCAGTGAGTCTTGTCTGCATGGAACTCGTAAAGCTGTGAAGAAAGGAAGACCAATCTGCTGCTATGACTGCATACCATGTGCTGAAGATGAAATTAGCAACATAACAGGTGT is a window encoding:
- the LOC120519884 gene encoding extracellular calcium-sensing receptor-like is translated as MALLSGEDKASFQDGLCAKTSIVPAIIGPSTSPTAIAISTTLGPFSIPVVSYSATCSCLSNKKLFPYFFRTVPSDDYQSVAMAQLAKHFGWTWVGAIRNDDDYGNYGMATFVDVAQKEGICVEYSEAIHRTYPRERILRVVDVIKLSSSKVIIAFLTLNVFEILLKEIFLQNVTGHQWIGTESWISTKNTAMLQYYKIMNGAIGLSVSTTSIPGLKEFLLSVQPSLLPGNSGLNEYWQFLFNCTLYLKNTETRNSSCTGQESLGEINNQYTDMSNLGYTNDVYKATYAVAYSLHKLLGCSHNESRSTCVNKSTNVQLQLAHYLKTISFTTKSGENFYFDENGDPAARGKIYDIVNWQLNKEGDVDFATVGTYYTLSSEGYEFQINYESINFAGTKNKVPRSVCSESCLHGTRKAVKKGRPICCYDCIPCAEDEISNITDSSVCIKCPVEYKPNKQKDECILKEIEYLSFQEIMGILLVTLSVLGALLTLSVGLVFYCHRETPIVRANNSELSFLLLFSLTLCFLCSLTFIGQPSDWSCMLRHTAFGIAFVMCISCVLGKTIVVLMAFRSTLPGSNAMKWFGVTQQRLSVCSFTLIQVIICLLWLLTSPPFPSKNMKHYTEIIILECDLGSTAAFYAVLGYIGLLALFCFVLAFLARKLPDNFNEAKFITFSILIFCAVWITFIPAYISSPGKYTVAVEIFAILASSFGLLFCIFFPKCYIILLKPEKNTKKHIMAK